The Celeribacter marinus genome window below encodes:
- the map gene encoding type I methionyl aminopeptidase: MESILDDTHHGRITKDGIRIHEASDFAGMHAAGQITAQILDEVADLVVPGATTEDIDAFVERRVTELGTTSATIDYKGYKHATCISINHVVCHGIPSAKKLKDGDIVNIDVTVIKGGWFGDSSRMYVAGKLSRKTERLIQVTHDALLKGIEMVKPGNTFGDIGHAIQTYAEAQRMSVVRDFCGHGLGRVFHAPPNVLHYGRAGQGPVLEEGMFFTIEPMINLGRPETKVLADDWTAVTRDKSLSAQFEHSIGVTADGFEIFTLSPTGRFHPTYAP, from the coding sequence ATGGAGAGCATTTTGGACGACACGCATCACGGCCGCATAACCAAAGACGGCATTCGAATTCATGAGGCATCAGATTTTGCGGGCATGCATGCCGCCGGGCAAATTACGGCTCAGATCCTTGATGAGGTCGCGGATCTTGTTGTTCCGGGCGCGACCACCGAAGATATCGATGCGTTTGTTGAACGGCGGGTAACCGAACTTGGCACCACCTCCGCGACCATCGACTACAAAGGGTACAAGCACGCGACCTGTATCTCGATCAATCACGTTGTTTGTCACGGCATCCCCAGCGCCAAAAAGTTGAAAGATGGCGATATCGTGAATATCGATGTTACAGTCATAAAGGGCGGTTGGTTCGGGGACAGCTCACGCATGTATGTCGCGGGGAAATTGTCCCGCAAGACCGAACGCCTAATCCAAGTGACCCATGATGCCCTCTTGAAAGGGATCGAAATGGTGAAGCCGGGCAATACGTTTGGCGACATTGGTCACGCGATTCAAACATACGCCGAGGCGCAACGCATGTCTGTGGTCCGTGATTTTTGCGGCCACGGATTGGGTCGCGTGTTCCATGCTCCCCCCAATGTGTTGCACTACGGACGCGCCGGTCAGGGCCCCGTTCTCGAGGAGGGAATGTTTTTCACCATTGAGCCGATGATCAACCTTGGCCGTCCAGAGACCAAAGTTTTGGCCGATGACTGGACCGCCGTGACGCGCGACAAATCTCTGTCCGCACAATTCGAACATTCTATCGGTGTAACCGCTGACGGGTTCGAAATTTTCACTCTGTCGCCAACCGGACGGTTCCACCCGACCTACGCCCCGTAG
- the sfsA gene encoding DNA/RNA nuclease SfsA encodes MRFQTELMPATLIRRYKRFLADIRLPDGREVTAHCPNPGSMMGLADEGLTVWVEPNDDPKKKLKFGLRLVEVNGAMVVVDTGIANRVIKEALEAGMINGVSGAVRAEVKYGENSRADFLVTQGREKIWVEVKSVTLSRHEGLAEFPDSKTARGAKHLGELSARVKEGDRAVMLYLIGRTDCDQFRVASDIDPTYGAAEIAARAAGVEVIVFGVSASPDAVTFNPTSIAGG; translated from the coding sequence ATGCGCTTTCAAACCGAACTCATGCCTGCGACCCTAATTCGCCGCTATAAACGCTTTTTGGCGGATATTCGTCTCCCAGACGGGCGAGAAGTGACGGCCCATTGCCCGAACCCGGGATCAATGATGGGGCTCGCCGACGAAGGCTTGACCGTATGGGTCGAGCCAAACGATGACCCCAAGAAAAAGCTGAAATTTGGTCTGCGGCTCGTTGAGGTTAACGGGGCCATGGTTGTGGTCGATACCGGTATTGCCAACCGCGTGATCAAAGAGGCGTTGGAGGCGGGCATGATCAACGGCGTGTCGGGCGCGGTCCGCGCCGAGGTAAAATACGGCGAGAACTCCCGCGCCGATTTTCTCGTCACACAGGGTCGCGAAAAAATCTGGGTCGAGGTGAAGTCAGTCACCTTGAGCCGCCACGAAGGTCTTGCTGAATTTCCCGATAGCAAAACAGCGCGGGGGGCCAAGCATCTTGGCGAGTTATCCGCACGCGTCAAAGAGGGCGATCGTGCCGTCATGCTCTATTTGATCGGCCGCACGGATTGTGATCAATTTCGCGTCGCGTCCGATATTGACCCTACGTACGGTGCTGCCGAAATCGCGGCGCGCGCGGCGGGGGTTGAGGTCATTGTGTTCGGGGTAAGCGCCTCCCCCGATGCTGTCACATTTAACCCGACATCCATTGCGGGCGGGTGA
- a CDS encoding OmpA family protein gives MTINLGVKPVLTLFAAIWFGAPACALDLPASAILTASKTDTNSISFPVSAVQNGTTQFDAVQGQITTRAYKIAGSSLTSFQAIEPLKAQLQADGFTIAFACADTVCGGYDFRYMLDLVSPPNMFVDLGDFQYVLAQHGDGRRVSIVTSRAGQSAFVQLTTVSPNADTDDQAPRASIPWSQINPSADLPLIEQLTTLGHAALEDLAFETGSARLGVGPFASLAAIAVYLRDRPDVRVVLVGHTDNVGGLSGNVALSKERAASVRMRLIDRHGVPAEQLGAQGVGYLAPRISNANKDGRSVNRRVEAILAPTQ, from the coding sequence GTGACGATAAATCTTGGTGTCAAACCTGTTCTGACGTTGTTCGCGGCCATTTGGTTTGGTGCGCCTGCGTGCGCATTGGATTTGCCCGCTTCGGCTATCTTGACTGCGTCCAAAACGGACACGAACAGCATTTCGTTTCCGGTTTCAGCGGTTCAAAACGGTACAACTCAATTTGATGCCGTTCAGGGTCAGATCACCACACGCGCATATAAAATAGCGGGATCTAGCCTCACAAGTTTCCAAGCCATCGAACCGCTAAAGGCGCAGCTGCAAGCCGATGGATTTACGATTGCTTTTGCATGCGCGGATACGGTCTGTGGTGGGTATGATTTTCGATATATGTTAGACCTTGTGTCACCACCAAATATGTTCGTGGATTTGGGCGACTTCCAATATGTTTTGGCGCAGCACGGCGATGGTCGGCGCGTGTCGATTGTCACCAGTCGCGCGGGACAATCGGCCTTTGTGCAGTTAACGACAGTTTCTCCGAATGCCGACACCGATGATCAGGCGCCACGGGCATCCATCCCCTGGTCACAGATCAATCCATCCGCTGATTTGCCTTTGATTGAGCAACTCACCACGCTAGGCCACGCCGCGTTAGAAGATTTGGCATTTGAAACAGGGTCTGCACGCCTTGGTGTCGGGCCGTTTGCATCACTGGCCGCCATTGCGGTGTATTTACGAGACCGCCCTGATGTGCGCGTGGTTTTGGTTGGGCATACAGATAATGTGGGCGGATTGTCGGGTAATGTTGCCTTGTCAAAGGAGCGTGCCGCCTCAGTGCGAATGAGGCTCATTGACCGACATGGCGTACCCGCCGAGCAACTTGGGGCGCAGGGTGTGGGGTATCTCGCACCACGCATATCGAACGCAAACAAAGATGGGCGCAGTGTGAACAGAAGGGTCGAAGCGATCCTCGCCCCGACCCAATAA
- a CDS encoding competence/damage-inducible protein A, which produces MSTVNPNPSAAMLVIGDEILSGRTRDANMYYLAGELTKLGVDLKEVRVVSDDKNAIVSAVRALSTAYDHVFTSGGIGPTHDDITADCVAEAFGVSIDVRDDARVLLAAHYAARGAEFNAARMRMARIPDTATLIENPVSIAPGFTVQNVHVMAGVPNIFQAMVASVMPTLTGGSPLLSQTYRIDSPESTVAEPLGDLAARYPDLSMGSYPFTQDGAFGTNIVIRGVSGAQVEAAMIELANLFPRG; this is translated from the coding sequence ATGTCGACCGTAAACCCGAACCCTAGCGCAGCAATGCTCGTCATTGGTGACGAAATCCTGTCTGGGCGCACACGCGATGCCAACATGTATTATCTCGCGGGTGAATTGACCAAACTCGGCGTCGATCTCAAAGAGGTGCGTGTGGTTTCGGATGATAAGAACGCAATCGTGTCCGCCGTCCGCGCGCTTTCAACCGCCTATGACCATGTATTCACATCCGGTGGTATCGGTCCAACCCATGATGACATCACGGCCGATTGTGTCGCTGAGGCGTTTGGGGTTTCGATCGATGTGCGCGATGATGCGCGCGTTTTGTTGGCGGCGCATTACGCGGCCCGCGGCGCAGAGTTCAATGCCGCGCGCATGCGCATGGCGCGTATTCCTGATACCGCTACATTGATTGAAAATCCCGTGTCGATTGCGCCTGGATTTACAGTTCAAAATGTCCACGTGATGGCGGGTGTTCCGAATATTTTTCAGGCGATGGTAGCATCGGTAATGCCAACCCTTACGGGTGGTTCGCCGCTATTGTCACAGACCTACCGCATTGATAGCCCCGAGAGCACGGTCGCGGAGCCGCTTGGCGATCTTGCTGCACGCTATCCGGATCTGTCGATGGGGTCATATCCGTTTACGCAAGACGGCGCATTTGGCACCAATATTGTGATTCGGGGGGTAAGTGGCGCACAGGTAGAGGCCGCGATGATTGAGCTGGCCAATCTATTTCCGCGCGGATGA
- a CDS encoding LysR family transcriptional regulator gives MDRLTEMEAFATVVDQGGFTDAAKKMGISKSAVSKHVSSLEARLGARLLNRTTRRVSPTEIGLAYYDRARRVLNDAGEADALVSSMQSDPSGLLRISVATDFGVNHLSPVLGDFLSEFPDINVNMVLNNRYVELISEGFDMAIRIGELEDSTLRARKLTETTKMMVGSPSYFQKYGRPQKIDDLNDHKLLHYGNQANSAVWKLTAPSGEKRQVRTAGWLTVNDGQSLLNAAISGLGIAYLPSFLYADALEKGLVEEAIPDLPAETQGIYAVYPPGRFTQPKVRAFIDFLVHSFAEKGPNKW, from the coding sequence ATGGACCGATTGACAGAAATGGAAGCCTTTGCCACGGTCGTAGACCAAGGTGGCTTTACAGACGCTGCGAAGAAAATGGGGATTTCAAAATCTGCCGTATCAAAGCACGTTTCCTCGCTTGAGGCCCGCCTCGGCGCGCGGCTTCTCAATAGAACAACACGCCGTGTGAGTCCGACCGAAATTGGTTTGGCCTATTACGACCGCGCCCGCCGCGTTCTTAATGATGCGGGTGAGGCAGACGCGCTTGTCAGCTCGATGCAATCGGACCCATCGGGCCTGTTGCGCATCTCGGTTGCAACGGATTTCGGCGTGAACCACCTGTCTCCTGTCCTCGGCGATTTCCTATCGGAATTTCCGGACATCAACGTCAACATGGTGCTCAACAACCGTTACGTGGAACTGATTTCCGAAGGCTTCGACATGGCCATTCGCATCGGTGAGTTGGAAGATAGCACCCTGCGCGCACGCAAGCTGACCGAAACGACAAAAATGATGGTCGGATCGCCATCATATTTCCAAAAATACGGACGTCCGCAAAAAATCGACGACCTTAACGACCATAAGTTGCTGCACTACGGCAATCAGGCGAACTCCGCCGTTTGGAAACTCACGGCTCCATCAGGTGAAAAACGCCAAGTGCGTACCGCAGGCTGGTTGACCGTCAACGATGGTCAATCGCTTTTGAACGCTGCCATTTCCGGCCTTGGGATCGCTTACTTGCCATCCTTCCTCTATGCCGATGCGCTTGAAAAAGGTTTGGTCGAGGAAGCAATTCCCGATCTTCCGGCAGAGACCCAAGGCATCTACGCCGTCTACCCACCGGGTCGCTTCACCCAGCCAAAGGTGCGCGCCTTCATCGATTTTCTCGTGCATTCGTTTGCCGAAAAAGGCCCGAACAAGTGGTAG